From Sus scrofa isolate TJ Tabasco breed Duroc unplaced genomic scaffold, Sscrofa11.1 Contig1409, whole genome shotgun sequence, the proteins below share one genomic window:
- the LOC110258146 gene encoding olfactory receptor 4B1-like, producing MDSMATTNNVTKLIITGLFQDPEVQRVCFVVFLPVYLATVVGNGLIVLTIKVSQSLHSPMYFFLSYLSLVEISYSSTVAPKFIADLLSKVKTISLEGCVAQIFFFHFFGVAETFLLTVMAYDRYVAICKPLHYTVIMSRAVCHRLVAGSWLGGFFHSMVQIIVTVRLPFCGPNVIDHYFCDLHPLFKLACTDTSVEGLIVLANSGLFSIFSFLLLVSSYIVILVNLRNHSAEGRRKALSTCASHITVVVLFFGPAIFLYMRPPSTFTEDKLVAVFYTVVTPMMNPIIYTLRNAEVKIAMKRLWGKKVNSGLEQ from the coding sequence ATGGATTCCATGGCAACTACAAATAATGTGACCAAGTTGATTATCACTGGTCTTTTCCAGGATCCAGAGGTGCAGAGGGTGTGCTTTGTAGTGTTTCTTCCTGTGTACCTGGCCACGGTGGTGGGCAATGGCCTCATTGTTCTGACGATCAAAGTCAGTCAGAGTCTGCattcccccatgtacttcttcctgagTTACCTGTCCCTGGTGGAGATCAGCTACTCCTCTACTGTCGCCCCCAAGTTCATCGCAGACTTGCTTTCCAAGGTTAAGACCATCTCCCTGGAGGGCTGTGTGGCTCAGATATTCTTCTTCCACTTCTTTGGAGTTGCCGAGACATTCCTGCTCACAGtaatggcctatgaccgctatgtggccatctgcaaacccctgcactACACAGTCATCATGAGCCGGGCTGTGTGTCACCGTCTGGTGGCTGGTTCCTGGCTGGGGGGCTTTTTTCACTCCATGGTTCAGATTATTGTCACAGTCCGATTGCCCTTCTGTGGTCCCAATGTGATTGACCACTACTTCTGTGACCTCCACCCCTTATTCAAGCTTGCCTGCACTGACACCTCTGTGGAGGGGCTTATTGTCTTGGCCAACAGTGGATTATTCTCtatcttctcctttctcctcttggTGTCCTCCTATATTGTCATCCTGGTCAACTTGAGGAACCATTCTGCAGAGGGAAGGCgcaaagccctctccacctgtgCCTCTCACATCACGGTGGTCGTGTTGTTCTTTGGACCTGCCATCTTCCTCTACATGCGGCCCCCCTCCACCTTCACCGAGGACAAACTGGTGGCCGTGTTCtacacagtggtcacccccatgATGAACCCCATCATCTATACCCTCAGAAATGCAGAGGTGAAAATCGCCATGAAGAGATTGTGGGGTAAGAAAGTGAACTCAGGGTTGGAACAATaa